One Buteo buteo chromosome 31, bButBut1.hap1.1, whole genome shotgun sequence genomic region harbors:
- the LOC142026136 gene encoding olfactory receptor 14C36-like — protein sequence MSNSSSITQFLLLAFADTRELQLLHFWLFLGIYLAAILANGLIISAVACDHHLHTPMYFFLLNLSLLDLGSISTTVPKAMANSLWDTRAISYAGCAAQVFLFAFLISAEYFLLTVMAYDRYVAICKPLHYGTLLGSRACVHMAAAAWGSGFLNAVLHTANTFSLPFCRGNAVDQFFCEIPQILKLSCSDAYLREVGVLVVSVCFGFGCFVFIVLSYGQIFRAVLRIPSEQGQHKAFSTCLPHLAVVSLFISTVMFAYLKPPSISSPSLDLLVAVLYSVVPPALNPLIYSMRNREIKDALRKLITG from the coding sequence atgtccaacagcagctccatcacccagttcctcctcctggcatttgcagacacgcgggagctgcagctcttgcacttctggctcttcctgggcatctacctggctgccaTCCTGGCCAATGGCCTCATCATCAGCGCCGTAGCCTGTGACCACCACCTCCACacacccatgtacttcttcctcctcaacctctccctccttgacctgggctccatctccaccactgtccccaaagCCATGGCCAACTCCCTCTGGGACACCAGGGCCATCTCCTATGCAGGATGTGCTGCACAGGtctttctgtttgcctttttgatctcagcagagtattttcttctcactgtcatggcctatgaccgctacgttgccatctgcaaacccctgcactacgggaccctcctgggcagcagagcttgtgtccacatggcagcagctgcctggggcagtggtTTCCTcaatgctgtgctgcacaccgccaatacattttcactaccaTTCTGCCGAGGCAATGCTgtggaccagttcttctgtgaaatcccccagatcctcaagctctcctgctcagatgcctacctcagggaagttgggGTACTTGTAGTTAGtgtctgttttggatttgggtgttttgttttcattgtgctgtcctatgggcagatcttcagggctgtgctgaggatcccctctgagcagggacagcacaaagccttttccacctgcctccctcacctggctGTGGTCTCCTTGTTTATAAGCACTGTCATGTTTGcctacctgaagcccccctccatctcctccccatccctggacctgctggtggcagttctgtactcagtggtgcctccagccttgaaccccctcatctacagcatgagaAACCGTGAGATCAAGGATGCCCTGAGAAAACTAATCACTGGATAA